From a region of the candidate division WOR-3 bacterium genome:
- a CDS encoding TenA family protein produces MAIMRPLGHNTQKFWDHIQPIYKKILQCHYVQRLADGTLPRKWFSHYISQDVLYIIDDSRALSAIAARANNPEETYFFIELAKDGLDIERDLEQELFKIFDIPKTKSKSPEFKSYADYLLESAFNSPYPVAAAALLPCFWVYNRTGEYVFENSAEDNPYKKWIDAYSGGKYREYTQKFIQIVEILAENSDSQIKESMQSAFSKSAEFEFRVFEEASSIS; encoded by the coding sequence ATTCAACCCATATACAAGAAAATACTCCAATGCCATTATGTTCAGCGTCTTGCAGACGGAACGTTGCCTCGTAAGTGGTTTTCACACTATATTTCTCAGGATGTTCTGTACATTATCGATGACTCCAGAGCATTATCTGCAATCGCTGCCAGGGCGAACAATCCTGAAGAAACATACTTTTTTATAGAGTTGGCAAAGGACGGGCTTGACATTGAAAGAGATTTAGAACAGGAATTATTCAAAATTTTCGACATACCAAAAACAAAAAGTAAATCACCGGAATTCAAATCTTACGCGGATTACCTGCTTGAAAGCGCCTTCAATTCGCCATATCCAGTTGCCGCGGCCGCTCTTTTGCCTTGTTTTTGGGTTTATAACAGGACGGGAGAATATGTATTTGAAAATTCCGCTGAAGACAATCCCTATAAAAAATGGATTGACGCTTATTCAGGCGGCAAATACAGAGAATACACACAAAAGTTTATACAGATCGTAGAAATTCTGGCAGAAAATTCAGACAGTCAAATCAAAGAAAGTATGCAAAGCGCATTTTCAAAGAGCGCCGAATTCGAATTCCGCGTATTCGAAGAGGCATCAAGTATCAGTTAA
- a CDS encoding YggS family pyridoxal phosphate-dependent enzyme has product MIRQNVRKILKVLPEGVLLVAASKRRSAEEILQVVEAGARIIGENYCAEARRAYVKIGKKALWHYIGIPSREKHDLLRKKSLEIFDMIETVDSVEIAREIDRKCRDIGKVMSVLIEVNSGKERQKSGVFPEDTRGLVEKISLFENVKIMGLMTMGPRAGLPEDSRSYFQETKKLFDEISELNIKNVEMKYLSMGMSNSYLVAIEEGANMIRIGTKIYEDSKQ; this is encoded by the coding sequence ATGATAAGACAAAATGTAAGAAAAATTTTAAAGGTCCTGCCTGAAGGTGTACTACTTGTCGCGGCTTCCAAAAGAAGATCTGCCGAGGAAATTTTACAGGTGGTAGAAGCGGGTGCTCGAATAATTGGAGAAAATTACTGCGCCGAGGCGAGAAGAGCTTATGTGAAGATCGGGAAAAAGGCTCTTTGGCACTATATCGGAATACCGTCGAGAGAGAAACATGATTTGTTGAGGAAAAAATCCCTTGAAATATTCGATATGATAGAGACCGTAGATTCAGTTGAAATAGCACGGGAGATAGACAGGAAATGTCGAGATATCGGAAAAGTGATGTCGGTTTTAATTGAAGTAAACAGCGGAAAGGAAAGACAGAAGTCCGGAGTTTTCCCTGAGGACACGCGAGGCCTGGTCGAGAAGATATCTTTATTTGAGAATGTAAAAATAATGGGCTTGATGACCATGGGACCCAGGGCAGGATTGCCGGAAGATTCAAGGTCATATTTTCAGGAGACCAAAAAATTGTTCGACGAAATATCGGAATTGAACATAAAAAATGTCGAAATGAAGTATCTGTCAATGGGAATGAGCAATTCTTATCTTGTCGCTATCGAAGAAGGGGCGAACATGATCAGAATCGGCACAAAGATTTACGAAGATTCGAAACAATAA